One segment of Pandoraea pnomenusa DNA contains the following:
- a CDS encoding helix-turn-helix transcriptional regulator produces MSSQPADAARARRALGDFLRAHRERLTPAAVGLPPMGRRRTPGLRREEVAQLCGLSATWYTWIEQAREVSISAGALAAVAGALRLSRAERAYLFDLAGRRDPERGAEPLPHHATAQVQAAVGAVAAPAYALDRCWDVLAWNDAAADIFRGWLDANGAPGTKNLLRYIFLDEAAPTLIQDWERRARRVVAEFRAECSAYLDDPPVRALTDALQRESPRFAALWSQQDVVEREGGRRGFRHPVRGDIDFAQVTFRLSGHDDVKLVMLLP; encoded by the coding sequence GTGTCCAGCCAGCCCGCCGACGCGGCTCGCGCGCGTCGCGCGCTCGGCGACTTCCTGCGCGCGCATCGCGAGCGTCTCACGCCCGCCGCAGTTGGATTGCCACCGATGGGACGCCGCCGCACGCCGGGTCTGCGGCGCGAGGAGGTGGCCCAGTTATGCGGGCTGTCGGCCACCTGGTACACCTGGATCGAGCAGGCGCGCGAAGTGTCGATCTCGGCGGGGGCACTGGCCGCCGTGGCGGGCGCGTTACGGCTGTCGCGCGCCGAGCGGGCGTATCTGTTCGATCTGGCGGGGCGCCGCGATCCGGAGCGCGGCGCCGAGCCATTGCCGCATCATGCTACGGCGCAGGTACAGGCCGCCGTGGGCGCGGTGGCAGCTCCCGCCTACGCGCTTGACCGGTGTTGGGACGTGCTCGCGTGGAACGATGCAGCCGCCGATATCTTTCGCGGATGGCTCGATGCGAACGGGGCACCGGGCACGAAGAACCTGCTGCGCTACATCTTTCTCGACGAAGCGGCGCCCACGCTGATTCAGGACTGGGAGCGACGCGCGCGCCGTGTGGTGGCGGAGTTTCGCGCCGAATGCAGCGCCTATCTCGACGATCCCCCCGTGCGCGCGCTCACCGATGCCCTGCAGCGAGAGAGCCCGCGATTCGCCGCGCTCTGGTCGCAGCAGGACGTCGTCGAGCGCGAGGGCGGCCGGCGCGGTTTCCGTCACCCGGTGCGAGGCGACATCGATTTCGCGCAGGTGACGTTCCGGCTGTCGGGGCATGACGACGTCAAGCTGGTGATGCTGCTGCCCTGA
- the panS gene encoding ketopantoate/pantoate/pantothenate transporter PanS, with protein sequence MIARVTRLFPLWALLLSVFAFLSPGSFSGVTPHVTALLTVVMFAMGVTLTFDDFKRVFTRPAPIVAGVVLHYLVMPLAAWVIARVLHMPPDLTAGMVLVGSVASGTASNVMIYLARGDVALSVTISAMSTLVGVFATPLLTRLYVDASIAVDVEGMLLSILQIVALPIGAGLIINRYFGRVVRAVEGYLPLVSMVAIVLIIGAVVGANQGNIATVGPLVMLGVVLHNGLGLLGGYWGGRLLGFDESICRTLAIEVGMQNSGLAATLGKLYFTPLAALPGALFSVWHNLSGSLLAGYWRGRPTGTANDVQAPATRPLH encoded by the coding sequence ATGATCGCCCGTGTTACCCGGCTGTTCCCGCTTTGGGCTCTGTTGCTGTCTGTTTTCGCTTTCCTTTCGCCGGGCAGTTTCTCCGGCGTCACGCCGCACGTCACGGCACTGCTGACCGTGGTGATGTTCGCGATGGGCGTCACGCTCACGTTCGACGATTTCAAGCGCGTATTCACGCGACCCGCGCCGATCGTGGCGGGCGTGGTGCTGCACTACCTCGTAATGCCGCTGGCCGCATGGGTCATCGCGCGCGTGCTGCATATGCCGCCGGACCTGACGGCCGGCATGGTGCTCGTGGGCAGCGTGGCGAGCGGCACGGCCTCGAACGTCATGATCTATCTTGCACGGGGCGACGTGGCACTGTCGGTGACCATCAGCGCCATGTCCACGCTCGTGGGCGTGTTCGCCACGCCGCTGCTCACGCGGTTGTATGTCGATGCGTCGATCGCCGTGGACGTCGAGGGCATGTTGCTGTCGATTCTTCAGATCGTGGCGCTGCCGATCGGCGCGGGCCTGATCATCAATCGCTACTTCGGACGCGTGGTGCGCGCCGTCGAGGGCTATCTTCCGCTCGTTTCGATGGTTGCGATCGTACTGATCATCGGCGCGGTGGTGGGGGCGAACCAGGGCAACATTGCCACGGTGGGGCCGCTGGTGATGCTCGGTGTCGTGCTGCATAACGGTCTGGGCCTGCTCGGCGGTTACTGGGGCGGACGTCTGCTCGGTTTCGACGAGTCGATCTGCCGCACGCTCGCCATCGAGGTGGGCATGCAGAACTCGGGCCTCGCGGCGACGCTCGGCAAGCTTTACTTCACGCCTCTCGCGGCGCTGCCCGGCGCGCTGTTCTCGGTCTGGCACAACTTGTCGGGGTCGCTGCTCGCGGGCTACTGGCGCGGCCGGCCGACCGGCACCGCCAACGACGTGCAAGCACCCGCCACGCGCCCGCTTCACTGA
- a CDS encoding DEAD/DEAH box helicase, translated as MSFEKLGLSADILRAVADLGYTHPTPIQLQAIPAVLQGGDLLAGAQTGTGKTAGFTLPILQMLSARARPAAANGKRPVRALVLTPTRELAAQVEESVTQYGKYLRLTSMTVFGGVSMVPQVKQLARGVDILVATPGRLLDHMQQKTVDLSGVEILVLDEADRMLDMGFIRDIRRVLAALPTKRQNLLFSATFSDEIKQLADGLLKSPALIEVARRNTTAETVEQKIHPVDRDRKRELLEHLVREHNWFQVLVFTRTKHGANRLAEQLTKGGIPALAIHGNKSQGARTRALAEFKSGTLQVLVATDIAARGIDIDQLPHVVNFDLPEVAEDYVHRIGRTGRAGANGEAVSLVCVDEHQLLTQIERLIKRTIEREVIPGFEPDPHAVAQPIRKNQNGGRGAGGGRAARNGDDGRGQREAREPREPREPRDAQRGTRQGGEPKARRDGGRNERGGRGGNGNGGGGSSINVGNVGQATPQRQQAPKRQGDAQRGVAQGSGAARQGQDGRQQRGRGTPGPQGAVRGQGGGAERGDFAQRGPRPARRDGAGGALLMGKPKRD; from the coding sequence ATGTCTTTTGAAAAGCTCGGCCTGTCGGCCGACATCCTGCGTGCGGTCGCCGACCTCGGCTATACCCACCCGACTCCGATTCAACTGCAAGCGATTCCGGCCGTCCTGCAAGGCGGCGATCTCCTCGCCGGCGCCCAGACCGGCACCGGCAAAACCGCCGGCTTCACGCTGCCCATCCTGCAAATGCTCTCGGCGCGCGCGCGTCCGGCGGCGGCCAACGGCAAGCGCCCGGTGCGCGCGCTCGTGCTGACCCCCACGCGCGAGCTGGCGGCCCAGGTCGAGGAGAGCGTGACCCAATACGGCAAGTATCTGCGTCTCACGTCGATGACCGTGTTCGGCGGTGTGTCGATGGTGCCGCAGGTCAAGCAGCTCGCGCGCGGCGTCGACATTCTCGTTGCCACGCCGGGACGTCTGCTCGACCACATGCAGCAAAAAACGGTGGACCTGTCGGGCGTGGAGATTCTCGTGCTCGACGAAGCCGACCGCATGCTCGACATGGGCTTCATCCGCGACATCCGGCGCGTGCTGGCGGCGCTGCCGACCAAACGTCAGAACCTGCTGTTCTCGGCCACGTTCTCCGACGAGATAAAGCAACTGGCCGACGGCCTGCTCAAGTCGCCGGCGCTGATCGAGGTCGCGCGCCGCAACACGACGGCCGAGACGGTCGAGCAGAAAATCCACCCGGTCGATCGCGATCGCAAGCGCGAACTGCTCGAGCATCTCGTGCGCGAGCACAACTGGTTCCAGGTGCTCGTGTTCACGCGCACCAAGCACGGTGCCAACCGCCTGGCCGAACAACTCACGAAGGGCGGCATTCCGGCGCTGGCGATCCACGGCAACAAGAGCCAGGGCGCCCGCACGCGCGCGCTGGCCGAGTTCAAGAGCGGCACGCTCCAGGTGCTGGTCGCCACCGACATCGCCGCGCGCGGGATCGACATCGACCAACTGCCGCACGTGGTGAACTTCGACTTGCCGGAAGTCGCGGAAGACTATGTGCACCGTATCGGCCGCACCGGTCGCGCAGGGGCGAATGGCGAAGCCGTGTCGCTCGTCTGCGTGGACGAACATCAACTGCTCACGCAGATCGAACGTCTCATCAAACGGACCATCGAGCGCGAGGTGATTCCAGGCTTCGAGCCGGACCCGCATGCGGTGGCGCAGCCGATTCGCAAGAATCAGAACGGTGGCCGAGGCGCCGGCGGCGGACGCGCCGCTCGCAACGGCGATGACGGCCGAGGCCAGCGTGAAGCGCGTGAGCCTCGCGAGCCGCGCGAACCGCGAGATGCGCAACGCGGCACACGCCAGGGCGGTGAGCCGAAGGCGCGTCGAGACGGCGGGCGAAATGAGCGCGGCGGTCGCGGTGGCAACGGCAACGGCGGCGGTGGCAGCAGCATCAACGTCGGCAATGTGGGCCAGGCGACGCCGCAGCGCCAGCAGGCACCGAAGCGCCAGGGCGACGCACAACGCGGCGTGGCGCAAGGTTCGGGCGCCGCACGGCAAGGCCAGGACGGCCGGCAGCAGCGCGGCCGTGGCACGCCGGGCCCGCAAGGCGCGGTGCGCGGTCAGGGCGGCGGCGCCGAGCGCGGCGATTTCGCCCAGCGCGGTCCGCGTCCCGCACGTCGCGACGGCGCGGGCGGTGCGCTGCTGATGGGCAAACCGAAGCGCGACTGA
- a CDS encoding peptidylprolyl isomerase yields MSLCVNGIVIDARRVADEIDRHRDAADPQLAARHALVSRELLRQRARDLRLLDTADGANVSDDAVIDALFTRDVQVRRPTEAECRAYFHAHAGQFRVGDKVQVSHILFAMSAGVPLSRTLERAQSALDEVLAEPASFASVAQRMSDCPSAREGGSLGVLTRGSGVPELELVLFCGDRLGVVPRLVNTRYGFHVLRIERRIKGRMPPFERVADRIAAQLYEQARARALRHYVALLAGAAQISGANDDEGPMRVQ; encoded by the coding sequence ATGTCTTTGTGTGTCAACGGGATTGTCATCGACGCGCGCCGCGTTGCCGATGAGATCGATCGGCATCGTGACGCGGCCGATCCGCAACTGGCCGCGCGCCACGCGCTCGTGAGCCGGGAACTGTTGCGGCAGCGCGCGCGGGATCTGCGGCTGCTGGACACGGCCGACGGGGCCAATGTCAGTGACGACGCCGTGATCGACGCGCTCTTCACGCGCGACGTGCAGGTGCGGCGTCCGACCGAAGCGGAGTGCCGCGCTTACTTTCACGCGCACGCAGGACAGTTCCGCGTGGGCGACAAGGTGCAGGTGAGTCACATTCTCTTCGCCATGTCGGCGGGTGTGCCGCTCTCGCGCACGCTGGAGCGCGCGCAGTCGGCACTCGATGAAGTACTGGCCGAACCAGCCTCGTTCGCGTCGGTCGCGCAGCGCATGTCGGATTGTCCTTCGGCGCGCGAGGGCGGCAGCCTGGGCGTGCTCACGCGGGGCAGCGGCGTTCCCGAGTTGGAGCTGGTGTTGTTCTGCGGCGATCGGTTGGGCGTGGTGCCGAGACTTGTCAACACGCGTTACGGCTTTCATGTGTTGCGTATCGAGCGACGGATCAAGGGACGCATGCCGCCGTTCGAGCGCGTGGCCGATCGCATCGCGGCGCAGCTATACGAGCAGGCCCGTGCGCGCGCATTGCGCCATTACGTGGCGTTGCTCGCGGGCGCGGCGCAGATCAGCGGTGCGAACGACGACGAAGGGCCCATGCGCGTGCAGTAG
- the crcB gene encoding fluoride efflux transporter CrcB produces the protein MFASVVAVSVGAALGALLRWTLSAHLNYLLPTLPLGTLTANLGGGYLIGVAVAFFSHVPSIPVEWRLFVVTGFLGGLTTFSTFSAEVTTLLREGQMGWASMIVLVHVGGSLVMTLFGMATATLLVQWFRPGM, from the coding sequence ATGTTTGCTTCGGTCGTCGCCGTGAGTGTCGGCGCAGCCCTCGGCGCACTGCTGCGCTGGACGCTGAGCGCACATCTGAACTACCTCCTGCCCACCCTGCCCCTGGGCACCCTCACGGCCAACCTGGGCGGCGGCTATCTCATCGGCGTGGCGGTCGCCTTCTTCAGCCACGTTCCATCGATACCGGTCGAATGGCGCCTGTTCGTCGTGACGGGGTTTCTCGGCGGCCTGACCACCTTCTCCACCTTTTCCGCCGAAGTCACCACGCTATTGCGCGAAGGCCAGATGGGCTGGGCATCGATGATCGTGCTCGTCCACGTGGGCGGCTCGCTCGTCATGACGCTGTTCGGCATGGCCACCGCCACCCTGCTCGTGCAGTGGTTCCGCCCGGGCATGTAA
- a CDS encoding class I SAM-dependent methyltransferase, which produces MSETARPADKASATTHDSHNAVVTGQFGPQASAYLTSANHAQGADLEQLAAIARAHPNAQVLDLGCGAGHVSFFTAPHVARVVAYDLSADMLGVVSTEAAKRGMTNIDTQLGAAESLPFPDASFDLVFSRYSAHHWADVGAALREMRRVLKPGGRVVICDVASTGQPLLDTYLQAVEVLRDTSHVRDYATSEWLTMAAGAGFSVASLTPRALDLDFTTWTTRMRTPAPMQVAIRALQAAMADNVRRHFRIQDDGSFTLDTLTLELIVG; this is translated from the coding sequence ATGAGCGAGACCGCCCGCCCTGCCGACAAGGCATCGGCAACGACACACGATTCCCACAACGCCGTGGTGACCGGCCAGTTCGGCCCGCAGGCGAGCGCGTATCTCACGAGCGCCAACCACGCGCAAGGCGCCGATCTCGAACAGCTTGCCGCGATCGCCCGCGCGCATCCGAACGCCCAGGTGCTCGACCTGGGGTGCGGCGCGGGCCACGTGAGCTTCTTCACCGCGCCGCATGTGGCGCGCGTGGTGGCCTATGACCTGTCGGCCGACATGCTCGGCGTGGTCTCGACGGAAGCTGCAAAGCGCGGCATGACGAACATCGATACGCAACTCGGCGCCGCCGAATCGCTGCCCTTTCCGGACGCCTCGTTCGACCTCGTGTTCAGTCGGTACAGCGCGCACCACTGGGCTGACGTCGGCGCCGCATTGCGCGAGATGCGCCGCGTGCTCAAACCGGGCGGACGTGTGGTGATCTGCGATGTGGCGTCCACGGGCCAGCCGTTGCTCGACACCTATCTGCAGGCCGTCGAGGTCTTGCGCGACACCTCGCACGTGCGCGACTACGCCACGAGCGAGTGGCTGACGATGGCTGCCGGCGCGGGCTTCTCGGTGGCGTCGCTCACGCCGCGCGCGCTCGACCTCGACTTCACGACCTGGACGACGCGCATGCGCACGCCCGCGCCGATGCAAGTGGCCATCCGCGCACTTCAGGCGGCAATGGCCGATAACGTTCGCCGTCACTTCCGGATTCAGGACGACGGCTCGTTCACGCTCGACACGCTCACGCTCGAGCTGATCGTCGGCTGA